One region of Camelina sativa cultivar DH55 chromosome 6, Cs, whole genome shotgun sequence genomic DNA includes:
- the LOC104699428 gene encoding uncharacterized protein LOC104699428, with translation MSELATGTRPKDMDKSVSIQCPQLTSTNYTVWSMKMKVILRIQKVWKTIEPGSTDRDKNDVATTLLFQSIPESLILQVGDLATPKDIWDSIKSRNMGADRVKEARIQTLMSDFEKLRMADSDRFDVFAGKLSEIATQATSLGQTIDEPRMVKKMLNSVPRNKFIHLVASLEQVLDLNTTSFQDIVGRLKAFEERIQGEDKQEDTQGKLLFTGSDYQTQTNYTQSFNNFRGRGRGRGCRGYRGRGRGRYNGQDQTEFHTNQNQTQEKKEKVITYKLMPKNYNKEEGMWNIRGKVKFGDGSCVEIVGKGSILFESKNGEQILVFDIYYIPDLKSNILSFGQATEVGCDVRKRRDYLMVHDPRERLLEDRLRCYHVLMTTPGSGTLGLDTSVSKRSKQYSTGVPKNCPVSSTKPLELLHADMCGPISPATLANNRYIFVIIDDFSRYMWSILIKEKSEAFGSFKGFKSVVEKDIGSVIKTLRTDRGGEFTSREFNEFCEFVGITRHLTAPYTPQQNGVVERRNRTLMEMTRSLLKGMEVPNY, from the exons ATGAGCGAACTAGCAACCGGAACTCGTCCGAAGGACATGGACAAGTCGGTCTCGATTCAATGCCCTCAACTCACCTCTACAAACTATACAGTTTGGTCTATGAAGATGAAGGTGATATTGCGAATTCAAAAGGTTTGGAAGACTATTGAACCAGGTTCAACAGATAGAGATAAGAATGATGTAGCTACAACCTTGCTGTTCCAATCGATCCCAGAATCTCTTATTCTACAAGTTGGTGATCTAGCTACACCTAAAGATATTTGGGATTCGATTAAATCTAGAAACATGGGAGCTGACCGTGTTAAGGAAGCTCGAATACAGACTTTAATGTCTGATTTCGAGAAACTACGAATGGCTGACTCAGATAGATTTGATGTTTTTGCTGGAAAGCTATCTGAAATCGCAACACAGGCAACATCACTCGGACAAACTATTGATGAACCCAGGATGGTAAAGAAAATGCTAAACAGTGTGCCTAGGAACAAGTTTATCCATCTTGTTGCCTCTCTAGAACAAGTATTGGATCTCAATACTACAAGCTTCCAAGATATAGTTGGAAGACTCAAAGCCTTTGAGGAGAGAATACAAGgagaagataaacaagaagacACACAAGGAAAGCTTCTGTTTACTGGTTCCGATTATCAAACACAGACAAACTATACTCAGAGTTTTAACAACTTTCGAGGCagaggtcgtggtcgtggttgCAGGGGCTACAGAGGACGCGGCAGAGGAAGATACAATGGACAGGATCAAACCGAGtttcacacaaatcaaaatcagactcaggaaaagaaagagaaggttaTAACCT ACAAACTTATGCCTAAGAACTACAACAAAGAAGAGGGCATGTG GAACATAAGAGGTAAAGTCAAGTTTGGAGATGGTTCGTGTGTAGAGATTGTTGGCAAAGGTTCGATACTGTTTGAGAGCAAGAATGGAGAACAGATTCTTGTGTTTGATATCTATTATATTCCTGATCTCAAGAGTAATATACTAAGCTTTGGACAAGCAACAGAGGTAGGTTGTGATGTCCGGAAGAGACGTGATTACCTTATGGTTCATGATCCAAGAGAGAGACTTTTG GAAGACCGACTTCGTTGCTATCACGTCTTGATGACAACACCTGGAAGTGGCACGCTAGGCTTGGACACATCAGTTTCAAAACGATCAAAGCAAT ACTCGACAGGTGTTCCCAAAAACTGCCCTGTTTCAAGCACTAAACCATTGGAGCTGCTTCATGCGGACATGTGTGGTCCCATATCTCCAGCAACACTCGCAAATAACAGGTACATATTTGtgattattgatgatttttcaagatacATGTGGTCCATCTTGATaaaggagaagagtgaagctTTTGGAAGCTTCAAAGGGTTCAAAAGTGTTGTAGAAAAGGATATTGGCAGTGTTATCAAGACTCTTAGGACTGATAGAGGTGGAGAGTTCACTTCAAGAGAGTTTAATGAGTTTTGTGAATTTGTTGGGATCACAAGACATCTAACAGCTCCTtatactcctcaacaaaatggagttgttGAGAGAAGGAACAGAACTctaatggagatgacaagaagtCTCCTTAAAGGAATGGAAGTTCCAAATTATTAA